From the genome of Nicotiana tabacum cultivar K326 chromosome 2, ASM71507v2, whole genome shotgun sequence:
gctcccgcggtgatataaggaaataagatattgtgaatttatttataatttgggactacgaggcggtacctcgggattGCCCTTGTAGATATTTCTCTGTGGTTGCACTTGATTTTGGTTACTTgtgtttttctttaaatttataaattcttgtttttcttctgtgaggtattatttgcccttattctatatagttgaattgtgacatactacttacttgaatTATTCtcattgtcattattattattattattattattattattattattattattattattattattattattattattattattattattattattattattataatattgattaaacttttacCCTGTCTTTTATTacttccagtagggcctgacatgacctcgtcactactcaaccgaggttaggtttggcacttactgggtaccgctgtggcgtactcatactacgcttatgcacatctttttgtgcagatccaggtacttcccaTCAGACCATGTATCAGTGAGCTAGTCAGTACGCGGAGAATTTAAGGTACATctaccagcgtccgcagacctcggagtcctcatttatctttattatgttgttttccttatctTCACTAGATTATGATGtttagagacacttagtatttctcttagaagcttgtgacctatttctaccgggttttgagagtttGAATCGcgatttgatttattttatatattgagATTTGAGTTTCAGTTTTGTATTCCGCATAATTGATAAGCTTACCtggtcttagagactaggttccatcacgacatactgcagaggaaaattggggtcgtgataatttTTATTAGGTAGCTCTTTGTCATATTCTTTCTATTGTATAGCCTCACTAGGTCCTCACATATAAGTATGTTTTGCACAATAGTTCTACTTGTTACAAAGGTACTTTGGTTCTCCGAGATTATGTATGGTAGTATTTGCTTGAGCCTATTACACAACATTTTTTATATGACTTTGTACATTGTGTTGTAGCATTCAATTGGTCGATAATCTCCCACTTTGTCTGCAtgtttttcttttggaatgaCTGTTGTGCTATTAAGTTCCTTCAACATCTTCCTTGTAGCAAAGAACTCTAATACACCATATGTTAGATTCTTCCCTACAGTGCCCCAACAATCTTTGAAGAAGTTGCTCCCATATCCATCTGGCTCTAGTGCTTTTTCTCCATCAATGTCCCATAATGCTTGTTTTACCTCTGCATTTGTGAAATCTGCTTCTAGCATTATCCATTGTTCCTCATTCATAGTTGGGCATGCTCTAACTAGATTGGTTCATACATGTGATTTGTTATCTTTTTTGTCCCCAACAATTCTGTATAGAATCCTACAAATGCTCGAGCAATTCCTTCTATATTAGTTATTGTTTAGCCCCCATCTTCCCGTATATAGAATATCTTGTTTTCATTCATTCTTGCTTTCATAAAGCTATGAAACACCTTTGTGTTTATCACCTTGAGTCACCCATTGCACCTTTGTCTTATGTCTAAGATATGACTCACTCGTTAGCCGCTTCCTGTGATAAGTCATTGACAACTCCTTCGCCTCTCGTATCAGTGTTGTGTTCATAGGTTCAAGTTGGATCTTTTTCTGGCAATCCAATAGTTGTTCTTTAGCTTGTTCTGGGTTAAGTACTACTTCATTAAAGAAAGATCTATTTAGCTCCTTTAGAACTCTTTTCAATCTATTGAGTTTCCCCACCAATTGGTACATCTTTGTTCCTGTACTTCTTTTCTCCCACCTTCTTTTAACTTTGCTTTGAAAATCTAGTGTTGTTTTCCACATATTGAAGTATTTGAATAGCCTCCTGGTGCTTGTGTTTCCATCCTCCCAGTGCTCCACTGTAGGGTGGTGGTCATGCAATCCTCCACTCATAAAGTTTACTTCTGAGGCTCGTAGATCAATCATCTAATCCATATTAACCATAACCATGTCAATCCTACTCATAACTCTGTTTGCACCACTGTGTTTATTGTTCCATGTGTAGAAAGCCCCAATGGATCTCAACTCTTGAAGGCCATAGGATTCCATGCATTTTCTGAAGTCCTTCATTTCTGTCATTATCACAGGGCTGCCAACTCTTTCCTCTCTATTCAGTACACTATTAAAGTCTCTCAAGACTGCCCATGAACCTTGTATTTGAGTTAATAGGTCCTCCAGATCCCTCCACAATACCCTTCTCAATGCCATGTCATTGTAGGCATATACTATTGTGAGGCAGTATTGCTTACTAGTCCCTCTATATTTGACTATACAATGAATGCACTGATCAATTGTTTTAACTATACTAACATCATATATAGTTGGTTTCCACACCACCTGGATCCTACCTCCTTTATGTTGTGCTAGATTTGTTGTAAAAACTCACATATTACAAAGATTAAGAGTAGCTTTATGTACTCTAGCTCTCTTAATCTTAGTCTCTAGGAGTCCAAATAGGCCTACCCTACAATTGTGCATAAACAGATTAACTTCCCTCTGTTTTGCCAGCCTATTTAGACCCTTTACATTCGAAAAGCCTATCCTATCCATTAGGAGGGGGCTTGCCCCATCCCTACCAAGTCTTGGTACTGATCACCATAGTTCTATTGATATCTTCATTCCTAGGTCCCTTTCTGCCTTTACCACCCTTACTTGCGCTTGCTTCTTGAAGGTTACTCCCTAATTCTTCTCCCTTCTTCTGATGGCCTTGTGGTAGTGTTTTATGTACTGCATTATTTGTTTGTTGCACCTCCTctatttgctttcttttcttagttAACTCCTTTTTCTGTATTTTCCTGCAGTCTTGTAGTTCATGTCCAAAGTTTTTACACTCTGGGCATAAGATGGGCCTCCATTCATACTCTACATTCTGTTCTATGATTTTTCCCATTCATTTTCAAAAAGAACAGAGGTTGGATACTTCTGACTAAGTGAAATTTCCACTAGAACTCGTACAAATGCTAGTCTCTCCTTGTTAGTTGTTGCCTTATCTGCTTTGAGAGGTTTGCCTACCATTCCAACAATTGTAATCAGTGCTGCTTTACCCCAATATTTGATATCCATTCCCCTTAGTCGAATCCACACAAGGATATTATCCACTTGCTCTTTGCTTACATCAATGTCTGGTTCCCAAGGTTTTACAACCATTGATTTTTTATCGAACATCTGGACTCTTTCTTCTACTGCTTTGACTCTGTTTTTTCCTGAATGAAATCTTACCAGAAAACCCCCTCTATTCACTTGAGCAACTTTATCTATACCCAGTGATTCCCAAATTCTTCTAAAGTAGCCATCAATTACCGGTAGCGGAGGATTTGATCCTAATACATAGCATATAACAACCGACTTCCAGTAAACTATTTCACCGTCAATATCTTCCATTGTTATTTTGACATTCTTCTTACTAGCTTCATCACTAGTCAGATATAATCCCTCAACTTCCGGAACGGGACCTACTATCTTACTCCATGAGTGAGCTTTGGATTTCTCTATGATCCTAGGGTTTTGGTTAGTACCAATTTCCCATGCACTTTCTTCCTCCACCATGTCTGCCTAAGACGGTCTTCTCTGGTCAATTGTTGTGGGAGTTGAATCTACTCTTACTGGAGAACTTATCGCTGGAATCATCGTTGGTGCCGTCGAGGAGGGCGGCTTAACCCTAGCGGAATAATTCCTTGTATAACATTGATGTTCTTAGTATTCTTTGCATCTGCTGATTGCAGAACATTCCTTTTTCTTGGATTGTTACAGGGATTACTCCCCTGAACTGGTTGCCCTCTCCTTTCGTTCTTCGTTTTCCTCATCGTTCAGTCGCAACTAAGAGAAAAAGTCATGCTAGAGAGAAGAGCTCTCTAACTTATTTTAAAGAATATTTGATGTTGTTTAGATCAAAGTTAAAAAGAGAATAGTTACTCTGTGATAAAGTGAATTGTAAAACTTAAACATATGCTAAAAACGAAATTCATCCCTATAACTGTATAATATGCCATGTTAATTCATATGAGTGTCATTATAGAGGGTAAAATAAAAATGTTAACATTCTTTTTAGAACAtagtaaaaagaaaagtaaaatacataaattgaaatggaaggAATAATTAACGAGACCACAATGCATGCCCTTAAAACTAGTCTTTATATTAAGAATGATTAAAAGACTTTAGTGGAATATGTAACACAAACTAATAAAGTGTAAAGAATGTATTAAGTACGTTTCATAGTtcacttttcttttaatttcaacAAATAGTTAAAGAATTAAAGTACTTACATAACAGAAAGTTTAGGACCATATATAAAAAAAGTGCACTTTATCGTAACAATATTTCGTGGCatcttcaaaatatatatatatatatatatatatatatatatatatatatatatatatatatatatatatatatatagagagagagagagagagagagagagagagagagagagagagacttgcATGTGGCACAAAGGTATATATACATGTCTACCAGGGGGACAATACTAGGTTTATATACTAGTCTAAATTAAGAGCAAGTGGTCCTTAATTGATATCGACTTATATATATCTCTTCAAGGGGAGAGCCTTCAAAACAACGGTAAGGTTGTCTACATGTGACCTATAAGTTACGGGTTCAAGCCATGAAATCAGTTACTAATGATTGTATCAGGGTAAACTGCCTATACATTACAGAAGCGAATCCAAGATTTAAACTTTATGAGTTCATACATCGATTTCAAGTATAGTAATTGAGCTctagtaattttttttatagataGTTAGTGGACTTCTTACTAGAAATACACTATCTGCACAAAAGTTATCGGGTTCCGAGGAACCCATAAAGTATGCACTAGACCTGTCAC
Proteins encoded in this window:
- the LOC107792114 gene encoding uncharacterized protein LOC107792114, translated to MVEEESAWEIGTNQNPRIIEKSKAHSWSKIVGPVPEVEGLYLTSDEASKKNVKITMEDIDGEIVYWKSVVICYVLGSNPPLPVIDGYFRRIWESLGIDKVAQVNRGGFLVRFHSGKNRVKAVEERVQMFDKKSMVVKPWEPDIDVSKEQVDNILVWIRLRGMDIKYWGKAALITIVGMVGKPLKADKATTNKERLAFVRVLVEISLSQKYPTSVLFENEWEKS